From Arachis stenosperma cultivar V10309 chromosome 2, arast.V10309.gnm1.PFL2, whole genome shotgun sequence, one genomic window encodes:
- the LOC130960888 gene encoding putative disease resistance protein RGA3 — protein sequence MAALLMNMAVELLYREGLPMVDESTSSTIRDIYKILLQVNDDVEGRQVRDSDVKNRLERIKDLCYDTVDILEGLKIQKAKKVHFLNHPASLLNPLRQRGPRKLEEVLNKLMTLCYSDKLGLKASLNQLTLDRRMSLESQRGEVNRTRIANLNLHGRERESSTLVDKLLNTDGQRQGDIKCISVVGEAGIGKTALARLVYNHEQVIPHFDLRAWIYVSKEFSLSKIALSLLENWTDDIIRNQVGLESLFQRSAEMISEKKCLIVLDDVWSENSYDWEQLKILLSHGASGSTYLITTSKMAVARAAGSRETEFLPLSYLSDRHCWSIAKETASIPADLGEEEFFSEFGAVFAQKCLGLPLNAKSLGDRLRSSSGTVQGWREVIERYVPKAIDSDEEEEEEEWGLHSGSIRTEWEKRAKQPTTSLVLKAAIHGRDDELSDLIAKLCRNDDQVQGIQTISIVGGIAGIGKTALAQLVYNSDVVCKNFELKSWVYVSQPFNLKNIARAMLECFTSDPIHGLELDSLFLKIRHLIEGKRYLFVLDHVWSQDYHKWEQLKNCLDCGARGSTLLITTRKMDVARVAGSKEMDIIHLKNLEEQHCLSIIRDELSTFSDPEKVFQKYCNYITLKSQGVPHIAKYLCFILRRAPPFSKQWQLLERDLSAAPRGTQNPIMEDELDSDLSYEEESEEEKARQPTTSFVHVARIHGRDDVTGALIGKLLSNDGQAERIQFISIVGGAGIGKTAVTQLVYNTPEVMKYFDCRAWVFVGEEFNLNRIIRSIIESVTAKSLNETDLEALLFKFRQTFDHKRCLFVLDDVWLEDDLQWEELKQWFHFTDLGSRTLITTRNKGISERICSETNIVLLDPLSDSACWSIIKDYAFGHSVNETKAEEMFNEVGKDIVQKCKGVPLMAKSLGNILRGKNSIQEWQQVLASETWDSAELMSSVMMSYLSMPPELRQVLLYCSVFPKNHSIDVGKLIKLWMAQGFIASVENEMEREGWKYIKQLLDRNIFEEFNQDSHGCFKCKLESGMSDLIHFLAKNESHRVLIDYMKEARVADDPTILRHCTLIIAAQSSLPESIANAKKLRTLMILSEYFFSDPTTLARVLSHLKVVRALDLSSCLIKELPSNIGELLLLRYLDLSFNRDLKKLPKAICGLLHLQTLNLNGCDRLQKLPKGIGNLIKLRHLEILWTTSLSYLPKGVANLTLLRTLSRFIGSSVAGSKACNLGDLKELNLIQGSITIDGLGGETCVDEASKACLKNKKDLLGLELCFSSVGSEINHDEGVLNALEAPPELQCLEIFFYRGQLLPDWMKTLRNLRHLVLAHWSKCSILPSLGHLLSLESLEIRYMPNVKIVGSDFLGLSPDNAVSCDQVSSSIVAFPRLQKLCFEIMNGWEDWSGNGSHANIMPLLSALSIENCPKLRTLPQYILEKKDLKRDIKNCPVLEAYNNNSTSNNNDHSVLSN from the coding sequence ATGGCGGCTCTACTCATGAACATGGCAGTTGAGCTACTGTATAGGGAAGGACTTCCGATGGTAGATGAAAGCACGTCATCGACGATACGGGATATATATAAAATTCTCCTACAGGTCAATGACGATGTAGAGGGTCGTCAAGTGAGGGATTCAGACGTGAAGAATAGGCTGGAAAGAATTAAGGATCTATGCTACGACACCGTAGACATTCTGGAAGGACTGAAAATTCAGAAGGCTAAAAAGGTTCACTTTCTAAACCACCCTGCTTCTTTACTAAATCCTCTTCGACAACGTGGCCCCCGTAAATTGGAGGAAGTCCTCAATAAATTGATGACCCTATGCTATAGTGACAAGCTGGGACTCAAAGCCAGCTTGAATCAACTAACACTCGATAGGAGGATGTCATTAGAGTCTCAACGCGGCGAGGTAAACCGAACTCGAATTGCTAACCTGAATTTACATGGTCGAGAACGTGAAAGCTCAACTTTAGTTGATAAATTGTTGAACACGGACGGTCAAAGACAGGGTGATATCAAGTGCATATCTGTTGTTGGAGAGGCTGGAATAGGAAAGACTGCATTGGCCCGTCTCGTCTATAACCATGAACAAGTGATCCCTCATTTCGATTTAAGGGCATGGATTTATGTCTCCAAAGAATTCAGCCTGTCTAAGATCGCTCTGTCCTTGCTGGAAAATTGGACAGATGATATCATACGCAATCAGGTTGGATTGGAGAGCTTGTTTCAGAGAAGTGCTGAGATGATTTCGGAGAAAAAATGCCTTATTGTTCTGGACGATGTTTGGAGTGAAAACAGTTACGATTGGGAACAACTAAAGATCCTTCTCAGTCATGGGGCTTCTGGGAGTACTTATTTGATAACCACTTCCAAGATGGCAGTTGCACGAGCAGCAGGATCCAGAGAGACAGAGTTCCTTCCTCTGAGCTATCTTTCAGATCGACATTGTTGGTCCATTGCCAAGGAGACAGCATCCATACCGGCAGACTTAGGAGAAGAGGAGTTTTTCAGTGAATTTGGTGCAGTTTTTGCACAGAAGTGTCTCGGGTTGCCTCTTAATGCAAAGTCTCTTGGTGATAGGTTGAGGTCAAGTTCAGGGACTGTACAAGGATGGAGAGAAGTGATAGAAAGGTATGTCCCGAAAGCAATAGACTccgatgaagaagaagaagaagaagaatggggACTTCATAGTGGTTCGATTCGAACTGAGTGGGAGAAGAGAGCAAAACAACCTACAACTTCGTTGGTTCTTAAAGCAGCAATACATGGCCGTGATGATGAGCTAAGTGATTTGATTGCAAAGTTATGCCGCAATGATGACCAAGTCCAAGGTATTCAAACAATTTCTATTGTAGGAGGAATTGCTGGAATAGGAAAGACTGCTCTGGCCCAACTTGTGTACAACAGTGATGTAGTGTGCAAGAATTTTGAGTTGAAGAGCTGGGTGTATGtctcacagccattcaatctgAAAAACATTGCAAGGGCCATGTTGGAGTGTTTTACATCTGATCCGATACATGGGCTTGAATTGGATAGCTTGTTTTTGAAAATCCGTCATCTCATTGAGGGAAAGAGATACCTGTTTGTGTTGGACCACGTTTGGAGCCAGGATTATCACAAGTGGGAACAACTAAAGAACTGCTTAGATTGCGGGGCTCGTGGAAGTACCCTCTTAATAACAACACGCAAGATGGATGTTGCACGAGTAGCTGGATCCAAAGAGATGGACATCATTCACCTGAAGAATCTTGAAGAGCAGCACTGTTTGTCCATTATCAGGGACGAGTTATCCACTTTCTCTGATCCAGAGAAAGTCTTCCAGAAATACTGCAATTACATTACATTGAAGTCTCAGGGGGTGCCTCATATTGCAAAGTATCTTTGTTTTATCTTGCGTCGTGCACCTCCTTTCTCAAAACAGTGGCAATTATTAGAAAGGGATCTCTCAGCAGCTCCAAGAGGAACTCAAAACCCAATCATGGAAGATGAACTTGATAGCGATTTGAGTTATGAAGAGGAGAGCGAGGAGGAAAAAGCAAGGCAACCGACGACTTCATTTGTTCATGTAGCAAGAATACATGGACGAGATGATGTTACCGGAGCTTTAATTGGGAAGCTGCTTAGCAATGATGGTCAAGCCGAGCGCATTCAATTTATTTCTATTGTGGGAGGTGCTGGAATAGGAAAGACGGCAGTGACACAACTTGTTTACAACACTCCTGAAGTGATGAAGTATTTTGATTGCAGGGCATGGGTATTTGTTGGCGAGGAATTCAATCTTAACCGGATCATAAGGTCCATTATAGAAAGTGTGACTGCTAAATCATTGAATGAGACTGACCTCGAAGCACTGTTGTTTAAATTTCGTCAAACTTTTGATCATAAGAGATGCCTTTTCGTTCTGGATGACGTCTGGCTTGAAGATGATCTCCAATGGGAAGAACTAAAGCAGTGGTTCCATTTCACCGATCTGGGAAGTCGCACTTTGATTACCACAAGAAACAAGGGGATTTCAGAAAGAATATGTTCAGAAACAAACATCGTGCTTCTCGATCCTCTTTCTGACTCGGCTTGTTGGTCAATTATCAAAGACTATGCATTTGGTCATTCAGTTAACGAGACAAAAGCAGAAGAAATGTTCAATGAAGTGGGAAAAGACATTGTACAGAAGTGTAAAGGCGTGCCGCTGATGGCGAAATCTCTTGGTAATATCTTGCGTGGCAAGAATTCCATACAAGAGTGGCAACAAGTATTGGCAAGTGAGACGTGGGATTCAGCAGAATTGATGTCTTCAGTTATGATGAGCTATCTTTCGATGCCACCCGAATTGAGACAAGTCTTATTGTATTGTTCAGTCTTTCCTAAGAATCATTCCATAGATGTGGGCAAGTTAATCAAACTGTGGATGGCACAAGGTTTTATTGCCTCAGTTGAAAACGAAATGGAAAGAGAGGGGTGGAAGTACATTAAACAATTGTTAGACCGCAACATCTTTGAAGAATTTAATCAGGATAGTCATGGTTGCTTCAAGTGCAAATTGGAGAGTGGAATGAGCGACTTAATCCATTTTCTTGCAAAAAATGAATCCCACAGAGTGCTTATTGACTATATGAAGGAGGCTAGAGTGGCTGATGATCCCACAATACTTCGTCATTGCACCCTAATCATTGCAGCTCAATCTTCTCTGCCGGAGTCCATTGCCAATGCAAAGAAACTACGCACTTTGATGATTTTGTCTGAGTATTTCTTTTCAGATCCAACGACCCTTGCTAGAGTACTGAGTCATTTGAAGGTGGTCAGGGCATTGGACTTGAGCTCTTGTTTGATCAAAGAGCTTCCATCAAACATTGGGGAATTGTTACTTCTAAGGTATCTTGACTTATCTTTTAATCGTGATTTGAAGAAGTTGCCTAAAGCTATTTGTGGCTTGCTTCATTTGCAAACTTTGAATCTAAATGGATGTGATAGACTTCAAAAACTACCAAAAGGCATAGGAAATCTAATCAAGTTGCGGCATCTTGAGATTCTTTGGACGACAAGTCTTAGCTACTTACCAAAAGGGGTTGCAAATTTAACTTTGCTCAGAACATTGAGTCGTTTCATTGGGAGTAGTGTTGCTGGTAGCAAAGCATGCAATCTTGGAGATTTGAAAGAGCTAAATCTCATTCAAGGGTCCATCACCATAGATGGTTTGGGAGGTGAAACTTGTGTTGATGAAGCTTCAAAAGCatgtttgaaaaataagaaagaccTGCTTGGCTTGGAACTGTGCTTCTCTTCTGTAGGTTCAGAGATTAACCATGACGAAGGTGTACTTAATGCATTGGAAGCGCCTCCTGAATTGCAATGCCTTGAGATATTCTTTTATCGAGGACAGTTGTTGCCTGATTGGATGAAAACATTGAGGAATTTAAGGCACCTAGTGCTTGCTCATTGGAGTAAATGCAGTATCTTACCCTCTCTTGGGCACCTGCTTTCTCTTGAATCACTTGAGATCAGGTATATGCCTAATGTGAAGATTGTAGGCTCTGATTTTCTAGGATTGTCACCGGACAATGCTGTCAGCTGCGACCAAGTTTCCTCATCAATAGTTGCATTTCCCAGATTGCAAAAGCTTTGCTTTGAAATCATGAATGGCTGGGAAGACTGGTCTGGCAATGGCAGCCATGCCAATATCATGCCATTGCTTTCTGCTTTGTCAATTGAAAACTGCCCAAAGTTAAGGACACTTCCACAGTATATACTGGAGAAGAAAGATTTGAAACGTGATATAAAAAATTGTCCTGTTCTGGAAGCATACAACAATAATAGCACCAGCAACAACAACGACCATAGTGTCTTATCCAATTAG